Proteins encoded within one genomic window of Synechococcus sp. PCC 7335:
- a CDS encoding trehalase family glycosidase, whose amino-acid sequence MKPDAVVNSSQLSSASSSVDSSADLESAANSTSTCKSSYPTAEQIAAVRKYINRTWRTLRRGHDHILTAARDSKVEHESGRSWPVYISAKEDPEAVADTLRRTMSAEFSRIRIETLPEQGEIEDHGLLYLPGDYIVPGGRFNELYGWDSYFILLGLLQDNQLEMAKSLTDQLLYQVVHYGTVLNANRTYFLGRSQPPLLANMVLKIYARTQDADWLRSTLPTLIEYYDYWMVEPHLDKESGLSRFYASGEGPAPEVIVSEVDEEGRTHFDRIREFYKHESIEDYDVSLFYNEQADKLTDLFFKGDRSMRESGFDPTNRFGPFSVDIVHYLPVCLNVLLHMMEQDIAEVYRALSKIEKADYAVEIKGWQHKALLREQSINKYLWDESEGLYLDYYLTTGERHYYEFATTFYPLWAGVASKEQAAAVVEHLVKFEAPGGVRTSTQTSGNQWDDPFGWAPLQLIAVKGLGRYGYHEEAKRLAKRFITLVVDDFERSGSLLEKYDLETCSGEVSDEIQYGYSSNEIGFGWTNGVVLELLAILEQ is encoded by the coding sequence GTGAAACCAGACGCCGTTGTTAATTCTTCTCAGCTGTCAAGTGCTTCATCGTCAGTAGACTCATCTGCTGATTTGGAGAGTGCTGCTAATAGCACTTCTACTTGTAAGAGTAGCTATCCGACTGCTGAGCAGATCGCAGCTGTCAGAAAATATATCAACCGAACTTGGAGAACTTTGCGGCGTGGACACGATCATATTCTCACGGCGGCGAGGGACTCTAAAGTAGAACATGAGTCGGGACGGTCCTGGCCTGTGTATATCTCTGCTAAAGAAGATCCTGAAGCAGTGGCTGATACGCTACGGCGAACCATGTCGGCTGAATTTAGCCGAATTCGCATAGAGACACTGCCTGAGCAGGGTGAAATTGAGGATCACGGTCTGTTGTATCTACCAGGGGATTATATTGTTCCAGGTGGACGGTTTAACGAGCTTTATGGTTGGGATAGCTATTTCATTTTGCTGGGCCTGCTGCAAGACAATCAGCTAGAAATGGCAAAAAGTTTGACCGATCAGCTGCTGTATCAGGTGGTTCACTATGGCACTGTGCTCAATGCTAACCGGACTTACTTTTTAGGGCGATCGCAGCCACCTTTGTTGGCCAATATGGTGCTTAAAATCTACGCTAGAACGCAAGATGCTGACTGGCTAAGATCTACGTTGCCTACCCTGATTGAGTACTACGACTACTGGATGGTTGAGCCCCATCTTGATAAAGAAAGCGGACTCTCTAGGTTCTATGCATCCGGTGAGGGCCCTGCGCCTGAAGTCATTGTTTCTGAAGTGGATGAAGAGGGAAGGACGCATTTTGATCGGATTCGAGAATTTTACAAGCACGAATCGATCGAAGATTACGACGTCTCGTTGTTTTATAACGAGCAAGCAGATAAGCTGACGGATCTGTTTTTCAAAGGCGATCGCTCAATGCGTGAGTCTGGTTTTGATCCCACGAATCGCTTCGGTCCTTTTAGTGTTGATATCGTTCACTATCTGCCAGTGTGTCTGAATGTCTTGCTCCATATGATGGAACAAGACATTGCTGAGGTCTACCGGGCGCTTTCTAAGATCGAAAAGGCAGACTACGCCGTCGAGATTAAAGGTTGGCAGCACAAGGCGCTGCTGCGAGAGCAGAGTATCAACAAATACCTATGGGATGAGTCGGAGGGGTTGTACCTTGATTACTATCTGACCACAGGTGAAAGACACTACTACGAATTTGCTACGACCTTTTACCCACTGTGGGCAGGGGTCGCTTCTAAGGAACAAGCGGCAGCCGTTGTAGAACATCTAGTCAAATTTGAGGCCCCCGGCGGCGTACGCACTAGCACTCAGACATCTGGAAATCAATGGGATGATCCCTTCGGTTGGGCGCCGCTGCAGCTGATTGCCGTCAAGGGTCTGGGGCGATATGGCTATCATGAGGAAGCAAAGCGGTTAGCAAAGCGCTTTATTACATTGGTGGTTGATGATTTTGAGCGCAGCGGCAGCTTGCTGGAGAAGTACGATCTAGAAACCTGCTCGGGTGAAGTTTCTGATGAAATCCAGTATGGCTATAGCAGTAATGAGATTGGCTTTGGTTGGACAAACGGCGTTGTATTAGAGCTGCTGGCAATACTAGAGCAATGA